A section of the Deltaproteobacteria bacterium genome encodes:
- a CDS encoding histidine kinase, translated as MTSSLGMDKPIELQRLVDVETFREVCRSFSELYGIGIHVLDGRGKNLADVRVSTGDHCGYLFSVHSTKVQCTRLVNKIKTCELTDTGETVSIDCFSGLRYKIFPVIHEGSVLGRIIFGPYAPQSLHAPPSALSQHEPELSLKILGSHLNKVPRASEQVVTKVLKNIRKVLDVLIYTSYKNYLTSQMHIASMGAAFEDLEKSNRNLKDANSRLQELDRLKSNFIATVSHELRTPLTSIIGYAEMLLDGLAGDLNQDQGKYVSTVLEKGESLLGLIGQVLDLSR; from the coding sequence ATGACCAGTAGTTTAGGAATGGATAAACCGATCGAGCTCCAGCGTCTGGTAGACGTCGAAACATTTCGCGAAGTTTGCCGTAGTTTCAGTGAACTCTATGGCATCGGTATTCACGTCTTGGATGGCCGAGGTAAAAATTTAGCAGACGTACGTGTCTCTACTGGCGACCACTGCGGGTACCTTTTTAGCGTCCATTCCACAAAAGTTCAGTGCACACGTTTGGTGAACAAGATTAAAACCTGCGAGCTCACGGATACGGGTGAGACAGTAAGCATCGATTGCTTCAGTGGTCTGCGGTACAAGATTTTCCCCGTGATTCATGAAGGAAGCGTTTTAGGGCGAATTATTTTCGGACCCTATGCACCTCAGTCTTTGCATGCGCCTCCAAGTGCCTTGTCGCAACATGAGCCTGAACTGAGCCTTAAAATATTAGGTTCGCACTTAAACAAAGTCCCGCGGGCATCGGAACAGGTTGTCACGAAGGTCTTAAAGAACATCCGAAAAGTTCTCGATGTGCTTATTTACACAAGTTACAAAAACTACCTGACGAGCCAGATGCACATTGCCAGTATGGGCGCAGCATTTGAGGACCTAGAAAAATCAAACCGCAACTTAAAAGATGCCAACAGCCGCTTGCAGGAACTCGACCGCCTTAAGTCAAACTTTATCGCAACCGTTTCACACGAGCTGCGCACGCCTTTGACGAGTATTATCGGTTACGCCGAAATGCTACTTGATGGCCTCGCTGGAGATCTCAATCAAGACCAAGGCAAGTATGTTTCAACTGTTTTGGAAAAAGGCGAGAGCTTATTAGGGCTGATTGGCCAAGTTTTAGATTTATCGCG